Genomic DNA from Pseudomonadota bacterium:
AGCGCACGATCGGAATGCTGGCATAGATAACGATCGCCGCGATCGCCGCGACATCGCCGACCTTGAACAGCATGATCACGGTGTGGCGCTCGCGTTTCATCCAGCTGGTCTGCGACACCTTCCAGACCTTCCCGTCCTTCATCTACCTGATCCCCGTGATCATGCTGTTCAAGGTCGGCGACGTCGCCGCCATTGCGGCGATCGTCATCTATGCCAGCATCCCGATCGTGCGCTACACGACGTTTGGTCTGAGGAACGTTCCGTCGGAAACCATCGAGGCCGCCATCGTGTCGGGCTGCACACCGTTCCAAATCCTGTGGAAGGTGCGCATGCCGCTGGCGATCCCGGAGATCATGCTGGGCATCAACCAGACGATCATGTTCTCGCTCTTCATGGTCATCATCGCCGCCTTCATCGGTACGACGGACTTAGGCCAGGAGATCTTCCGTGCGCTGACCTTCGCCGATGCCGGCAAGGGCATCGTGCTCGGGCTGTGTGTCGCCTTCATGGGTCTGGCGGTTGACCGCCTGATCACCGAGTGGTCGGCAAACCGCAAGAAGCAGCTGGGTATCGCCTAGCGCGTAGCCAGTCCCAGCCGAGCTAGCGACGAACCCGGCTAGATATCCAGGAACGGATTGAGCATCCGTCCGACCGGGCCGGTCAGGCGCAGCGGCGCGTCGGTCACCGCTAGGCAGATGCAGTCTTCGCCCTCGTCCGCAATCGGCCGATGTTCGACAGAGGCGTCGCATTCGGCGACGTCGCCGCGCACGAAATGTCCGGTCTCATCGCTGAAGCCGCCGGCAAGCACCAAGGTCAGCTCGGTACCCTCGTGGGTATGCGACGGCATCGCGGTGCCGGGCTTGATCCGCATCAGTCGGGTGTGAAAACCCTCGGCTTCCGTCAGCAGCTCAACCTTCTGCAATCCCCGGAACGACTTCCAATCGAGCTGTTCGATGTCGCCGTTCAAATAGTCACGCAGCGGGCGCGGCACGCGGATGTCGATATCGCCGTCGGTTTCAGGCGCGGCCTGCGGCGCATCGTCTTCGGGTTCGTCAAGACGCGCGAGAATGCGGTCGATGCCGCCTTCGTCCAGGGGTGCGGCGTCCTGCTGTTCAAGCATAACGCCGCCCAGGGCTTCCATACGCTTCACTTCGGCGCGGCAGCGCGGGCATAGCGCCAGGTGGGTTGCAATGACCAGGGCTAGCGGCTCGTCCAACGAGCCAGCCGCATAGGCCATGAGAAGATCGTCGCCAGGATGATGTTTCGGGTTCATGCGGGGGTCTCCAGCGCGTGACGCAGTTTAGCCATAGCCAAGCGCAAACGCGACTTTACGGTACCAAGGGGCAGCTCTAGCTCTTCAGCGATCATGCTGTGCGATTTGTCCTCGAAATAGGCCATGCGCAGCAGTCGTTCTTGCTCTTCCGGCAATTCGGCGACAGCAGCGTGCAACAGACGGCCCTGCTCCGCCAAGTCCACCACGTCATCTGCAGCCCGTGCCGGTTCGGGCAGCAGCGCCGGATCTTCTGGGTCAATCTCTGGCCGACGTGTCCTTCTAAGGCTATCGATGCGACGGTTACGCGCGATCGTAAACACCCAGGTGCTGACCGCCGCCTTGCTGCGGTCATATTGTTCGGCACGCCGCCAGACCGTCAGCATGACCTCCTGGGTGACGTCTTCGGCCGATTCCTTGTCGGCGCCCTGCCGCATCAAAAACGCCTTCACCCGCGGTCCCAACTGCCGGTAGAGCTCAACAAAAGCAGTCCGGTCGCGGCGCACGGCGATTGCGTGCATAAGTTCTTCGGGCGTCGGCTGAACCTCGGCCTCAGCGGTCGGCAACGGACGTTTTTCCTTCATCAGCACCGTTCCCAGCACCAATGTCGCCTTTCGCGCGGGCAAAGCTGCCGCTGACTCAACCGCAAGTGCACTTTGCACAGTTTTCCTCCCACATTTACAGGCCTACCTACGCTGCCAGTCAGCCAGCGGATCACCGGTCAATGAGCCTGGACGCAAGTTCGGTCAATACGGGTAACTGACTGGCGGACACGGGCTGATCCGGCATCCCGGGGATGGCGTATACGCAACCGAACAAACCATTGCGGAACGCCCGGCGCCTTCGAGATCAAGAAGGTCCGGTTGCTGGGCCCAAAATCGGCCCGAGGAACGACTCTTCATGAAGATTGCGGTTATCGGTGGCGGTATCGCCGGCCTCAGCGCGGCCTGGCTTTTGTGCCGCCGGCACGACGTCAGCCTCTATGAGGGCGCCGGGCGGCTTGGCGGCCACGCCAATACGGTCGATGTCGCACTCCATGGCGAGACAGTCCCGGTCGACGCCGGCTTCATTGTCTATAACGAGCACAACTATCCGCATCTGACCCGCCTGTTCGATGCACTCGATGTGGCAACGGTGGCCAGTAACATGTCGTTCGCCATCTCGTTGAATGGCGGCAGGTTCGAATACGCCGGCAGCAGCCGAGGGCTCTTCGCGCAGCCAAGTAACGTCCTGCGCCCCACATTCTGGCAACTGGTACGCGATCTCCTTCGGTTCTACCGGAGCGCGCCCAGCTTCGCCGCCCGCCACGATCTCGACGCCATGACGCTTGGCGACCTGCTTCGTCAGGGCGGCTATTCAGATCTCCTGGCGCGCCGCCACATCCTGCCGATGGCGGCCGCCATCTGGTCGTCCAAGCTCACCGACATCCTGGACTTTCCGGCCCGCACCTTTGTGCAGTTCTTCGAAAACCACGGCCTGTTCAGTCTGGGCGAGAGGCCGCAATGGCGCAGCGTCCTGGGCGGAAGCCGCAACTATGTGGACGCGCTCGCCGCGCCGTTCCGCGACAACGTTCACCTGGCGACACCGGTCACCGCGCTGCGGCGCACACCGGCCGGTGTTTTCGTGCGTGACAATACCGGTCACGAACAGCGTTTTGACGAGGTTGTCGTCGCGGCCCATGCGAACCAGGCGCTCGCCATGCTCGGCGACGGCGCCAGTGACGCGGAACGCCGGATCCTCGGCGCCTTCCGATATCAAGAAAACGACGCCGTCATGCACAGCGATACTGCTTTGATGCCGCGCCGCCGCCGCGCCTGGTCAAGCTGGAACTATATGAGCGACGGCTGTCTCGATGATCTCGACCAGGTGTCGGTCAGCTATTGGATGAACCGATTGCAACGGCTGCCAACGAACCACGACGTGTTCGTTACGCTTAACCCGGAGCGCCAACCGTCGCGCGATCTGACCCATGCCGCGTTCACATATCATCACCCGCAATTCGACAAGGCGGCGCTCGACGCGCAGCACGAACTGCCGACCATCCAGGGTTACGATCGCATCTGGTTCTGCGGCAGCTATTGCGGTTATGGTTTTCACGAGGACGGCCTTCAGGCCGGCATTGCGGTCGCCGAGGCGTTCGGCGTGACGCCGCCCTGGGCCAACGACGTGACACCCATGAGCCCTGCCTGGCGAGCCGTCATGCCCGCGACACCGGCGATGGCCGCGGAATAGCAGAGCGATGGCAGCTGTCGTCACCAAGAAGAAAGAACCGTCCTGCCTTTACTTCGGGCGTGTCATGCACAAGCGGCTGATACCGTTCCGCCACCGCTTGGACTTTCGCATCTTCTCGCTGTTTATCGACCTCGATGCCCTGCCCCGCTTGTCCCGGCGCCTGCGTCTCTTCTCGCACAACCGGTGGAACATCTTCAGCTTCATGGACAGGGATCACGGGCCGCGCGACGGCAGCGCGCTTAGACCATGGCTCGATACGCAACTTAACGACGCCGGCATTGATCTCGACGGCGGGCCGGTGCGCCTTCTGTGTTTCCCGCGCATACTTGGCTACGTCTTCAATCCGCTGACGATCTGGTTTTGCCATCACAGCAGCGGGCGATTGAAGGCCGTTCTTTACGAAGTCTCCAACACGTTTGGCGAACGGCACAGCTATCTGATCCCCGTCGACGCCGGTCATACGGTGGGCAAGACGGTTCGCCAGTCATGCGCCAAACGGTTTTATGTCTCACCGTTCATCACCATGAACGCGACCTATCACTTTCGCCTGACCGAGCCGGGTGAACGTCTGTCTGTCCTGATCCGGCAGTGGACCGATGACGGCGAATTGCTGCTCGCCGCCCAGACCGGCACATGCGTGACCCTGCGTGACCGTTCGCTCATCCGTGCCTTTATCAGTTATCCGCTGATGACGCTGAAGGTTATCGCCGCCATCCACTGGCATGCCTTCCGCCTGTGGCGCAAGGGCGCGGTCGTGGAACCCCGTCCCGACGCGCCGGCCGATGCCGTTACCCATGTCGTGCCGCGGTTCGGCCAGGCCGCGGAATGAGATAGAAGACAATCATGGCAACCCAAATCGACTACGGCACCAACACCGGTAGCGGCCTCGCTGAGCGTGTGGTGCTCGCCATGGCCGAACGTATCGAAGCCGGGGAACTGGTCATCACCCTGCCCTATGGCGTCGATCGGCTGTTCAAAGGCCCAAAGCCTGGTCCGACCGCGGCCTTGCAGATTGACCATCCCCGTGCCTATCGCCGCCTGCTGTTCGGCGGCACGATGGGTTTCGCCGAAGCCTACATGGACGGCGATGTCGACACGCCGGACCTCGCGGCACTTGTCGACCTCATGATCAAGAACCAGGCCGCCTTGCTCGGCGCTCTCGACAAACAGCGCTGGACGCGCGTGCTGAAGCGCGTGGCGCACAAACTGCGGCCGAACTCGCGGCGTGGCGCACGGCGCAACATTGCCCATCATTATGATCTCGGTAACGACTTCTACGCCCAATGGCTCGATCGTTCGATGACCTACTCATCGGCGATGTTCGATCACCCCGACCAATCGATCGCGGACGCCCAGGACAACAAGTACCGCAACATCGCACGCCTTGCGCGGATTGGCACCGACGATAGTGTGTTGGAAATCGGCTGTGGCTGGGGCGGATTCTGCAGCTGGGCAGCGCGCAACATAGGTTGTCGGGTTACCGCGATTACCATTTCACCGGCCCAGTATGCCTTTGCCGCCGAACGCCTGCACAACGAGGGGCTGAACGACAAGGTCGACCTGCGCTTGCAGGATTATCGCGACACCGACGGCACCTATGACGGTATCGTCTCGATCGAGATGGTCGAAGCGGTTGGCGAAACCTATTGGCCGGCGTATTTCCAAACGCTGCGCAACCGGCTGCGCCCCGGCGGTCGTGCGGCGCTGCAGTCGATTACTATCGATGAAGCGTATTTCGAGTCCTATCGGCGCAGCGTCGACTTCATCCAGCAGTACATCTTTCCCGGCGGCATGCTGCCTTCCCCAACGCGGCTTCACGCCGAGGCCGAGCAAGCCGGCCTGACGCGCGTGGAGACAGAGAGGTTTGGTCCCGACTACGCTCGAACGCTGGCGTATTGGCGGCGTGCATTCGACACCGCCTGGCCACAGATCCAAACGCTTGGTTTCGACGAACGGTTCCGGCGCATGTGGCAGTACTATCTGATCTACTGCGAGGCAGGCTTCAACATCGGACGGATCGACGTGCTGCAGACCGCCCTGTCGCGCGACTGAGGCTCACGAACCAGTAGCCTGTGAGAGCCCTAACCCGATGAGTGATCGTCTAACAGGTGCGACCCGTATGACTTCATATGCTGTGCTGGAAACAACGCCGACGTCTTTGCCGGTCCTTCGCCCAATGAACAACAAGAACAACACCGCACACTGGCCGCCACTTCTGATTGAAGAGTACTTTGCCGGCCGGACAACAGCGTGGGGGTTGTTTCGCGACCGCTTTGGCGTCGTGCGCCGGCAATTCAACGTCTCCATCGACGGTACGTGGGATGATGAGACGCTGACGCTGGTTGAGGATTTCGTCTACGACGACGGTGAAAAAGAGCGGCGGATCTGGACGATCGAGAAGATCGGCGATGGCACCTATAGCGGCCGCGCCGACGGCGTAATCGGCGCGGCAAGCGGTCGCGCACACGCCAATACGCTAAACTGGCGTTATCGCTTCGCGCTCAATGTGGGAACGCGAACCTGGCACGTTACCTTTGACGACTGGCTGTTTCTGCAATCCGATGGCGTGTTGATCAACCGCGCCGACGTTACAAAGTTTGGCTTCAGACTGGGCGAGGTTGTGCTGGTCTTCGTCAAGCAGGCGGCTGACCTGTCGACCGCTGGTGACGGCGCCGAAGCGATGGAAACAATCGTCAATCCTTCAGGGCAAGGCGGCGGCGTATCATGCCTATGACGTGTCGCAGGACCGGCAGGCGTCCGTAAAACTGGCTGCCTGAATCCCAGTGATCGAGATGTTGGGTAACGCGGTCTGTGTCGTCAAAGTGCACTTCGCTCATGCCATCGATTGTCCAGGGTGCGCCCGTCTTCTTTGAGCGGAACGAAAACGTCCAGCGCAGATAGACCGTGCGGTGCGAGATCGCCCGGTCGGTAATGACGAACGCGGGTTCGCGCGTATCCTCGAACATCCGTCCAAGCGCGGCGCGAAAGCTGGCGACCCCCACAACATCGTTGAAGGGGTCGCGAAACCGCACATTGGGATGGCAGAGCATATCGAGACATTGAAGCGTCTCCGGCTTCAACGTCTCGAAGAAACTGCAATAGGCGGCAACCGCTTCTTCCAGCTTTGTTTCGTCGATCACGTCGCACGCACCAAGCGTCGCGTCACCGCAAAGGCGAGCCGCGGCGGTAACATGTCGAGAAGCTTCAACAAGCAAGCCAGCCGGCGGGGGAAGATGATCTCGAAACGGGTGGAGCGAAGCCCCCGATAGAACGCTTCGGCGGCCTTGTCAGGCTCCATCAGAAACGGCATCGGGAAGGTGTTCTTGTCAGTCAACGGCGTGCGCACGAAACCAGGATTAACGATCTGCATATGGACACCGTAGCCGTCCAGTTCCGGCTTCAAGGACTGCGCGAGATTGATCAGGCCCGCCTTGGTCATGCCATAGGCCGCGGCGCTGGGCAGGCCATGATAACCGGCGACCGACGCAACGATGGCGATCGAACCGCCGTGGCGCGCGATCATCTGGGGTAACACCGCCTCCAGACAATGGACAGTGCCCATCAAGTTGAGATCGATGAGCGTTCGAAACGTCCCGGCATCTAAGGATGCGGCCGCAACCGGTTCATGTGTGCCGGCGTTCAGGACCGCCTGATCGATCTGACCGAAGTCACGCTCGATCGACGCGACGGTCGCCGCCACGGCGGCGCGATCCGTGACGTCGAGCGGATAGGCATGGATGTCACCCTTCAACCCCGCCGACTGGTCCACCACCTCAGCCAGCGCGGCGGCGCGGCGTGCGGACACAGCGACGTGCCAGCCGTCCTCCGCCATGCGCCGCGCCAGAGCCGCGCCCAGACCCGAACTGGCGCCTGTGATCCAGGCGCATGGTTGTCCCGTTTGTTCAACCGTCATGATCGCCGTTTACGTCGTGGTTGCACCGTTGGATCGGCCATGGCGGCAGGCCGCGTCAGGATGCCGCTTTCTTGTCGCGGTGATAGGTCAGCGCCGATGCAATGCACGACGCCACCATCGCGCTCGGCAGGGCATCGTTCTTGTCGAAGACGATGGCGCGATTGCCCTCGAACGTCAGATCATCGCCAAACTGGGCGCGGAACGTTTCAATCAGGCTGGTATTGCAGTTGAAGTAGAGGGCGTAGCGCGTCGGTGAAGCCTTCTTCCAGCCGATCCGGATCGTGCTACCGCTTTTCGATGCCTCGGTCAGATAGGCCGGCTCGCCCCATTTCAGTGTCTCCGTCAATGGCCCAACGCCATCCATGGCGTCAGCCGTCTCGAAGATAAGATCGCGCAGGGCCAACATGCGCAGACGCAAGGCCGTCGGCGCCGCGTCAAAGGCGGCGCAGACAGATTGTTCGATTTGAGGTGCCATGGCCATCGCGACGTCGCTCGTTCGGCGTCGTCACCCTAGAGCAGATCCTGTTTTGATGGAATCGCTTCGCGATGACATCAAGACAGGTGAAACTGCTCTACGCATAGATAGAGAACGGATTCACATGATCAGGTGGAACCGTCAAACGGTTCCCAGTAATCATGATCCGCTCTCGCACAGGTGCAGGCTGCGCACCCCCTTGGGCCACATCCAAGGGGGTGCGCGCCATTAGAGCCTGATGTCAGCGGCGATCACGTCCGCGCTTGATCACAAAGGCGACGAGAGCCGCCAGGCCGATGGCGGCAGCGATCAGGGGCAACGCTTCGATGACGGCATCGCCAAAGTGCCAATGGGGTGCGCCCGCCGCATCGTGGGCGTGGGCGGAGAGGGCGAACAGGCCCGGCAGAACCGTAGCCAGGGAGGCGGCGATCGAACGGGTGAAAAGCGTCATCGAGTTCTTCCTTTCTGGGGTTGGTGGGTTGGCGTTAGTCGGACATCACGCGGTCGCGGTGGCCGATCTTGCCCTCGACGACCATGGTGCCGAGGGTATCCAGGATCACGCGGCAGGCGAGCTGCGCGGTGTTGTCGTTGACGTCGTAGGGTGGCGAGACCTCGACCACCTCCATGCCGCACAGACCTTCGCGCGCGATCAGGCGGACCATCTCAAGCGCCTCACGCGGCATAAAGCCGCCGGGTTCCGGCGTGCCGGTGCCCGGCGCGAAACCGGGATCGATGGAGTCGATATCGAACGAGAGATAGACCGCCTTGGCGTCTTTCCAGGCAAGCTCCAAGGCCATCTCGGCAGCCTTCTTGGTACCGAGCTCTTCGACATCGGTCATGGTCATGACGCTGGTGCCGCGCTCGTTGGCGACTTCCGAGCCGCGGCGCGAGCCATACCAGCCGCCGATGCCGATCTGAACCAGGTTCTTCGGCGGACAGTTGGCAAGTCCGACATCGTGCATGTGGGTATGAGCGTGGTGCGAAGAGCTCCTGTCGACGCTCTCATGGCCGTGGGATGTCCAGTACCAGGGTGTCGTGTGCATGCGCTCGTCCATATCCATGTCGGCCATGTCGATGTGACGGTCGAAATGGATGATGCCGACATTGCCGTCGATATGAGGCGCGATGCCGCGCACGTTCGGATAGCCCAGCGAATGGTCACCGCCGACCAGGATCGGAAAGGCGCCCGACGTATAGACATGGGAAACCGCGAGGCTCACCTGATCGAACGTCTTCTCGATATTGCCGGGGATGACGAAGATGTCGCCGGCATCGCACATGTCGAGCTCTTCGGGCAGGTCGACACCGCCGTCGACCGAATAACCGTCATAGACCGCCGAGATGCGCCGGACCGCCTGGGGCCCGAAGCGCGTCCCCGGGCGATAGGTCGTGCCGGTATCGAAGGGCACGCCGACAAAGGCCGCCTCATAGTCGCCGACCTTCTTGATGTCCTCGCAGTAAGTCGACTTCATGAAGGTATTGATCCCGGCAAAGGCCGGCAGGTGGCCGCGGCTGAACAGCGAGATCGTCCGGTCGTGGATCGAGTCCGCGGCCTCCAGCCCCAGTTCCAGGGTCCTGGCGATCTCTTCTTCTTGTTTGGTCTGGGAGATCTTGCCCAAACGCTTCAGGTTCCGGTTGCCGCGCAACTCCCCCGACTTCGGATCAGGCATGTTTCTCCCCCGTGACGTTTTTTGCCTTGCCCCCGCACGCTAGTGGCTGGCGGCGCCCGCATCAATCGCCATATGGTCGATGCCATACATTGAAGGTGGATGACGTAGCGTGCGGCGTTTACGTCGACTAGGTTCTCGGGAACAGGCGCAGCAGCGAATTACGGGGGGCACCATGGGCGCGAGACGTATCATCCGGAACGCCTGTGTCATCTCCGTCGACCCGGAGATCGGCACCCAGCGAGACGCCGACATCCTGATCGACGATGACCACATTGCCGCGATCGAGACCGAGCTGGATGTCGAAGATGCCGAGCCAATCGATGCCAGCGGCATGATCGCCATGCCGGGCCTGGTTTGTTGCCACCGGCATCTTTGGATGACACTGCTGCGCGGCTTTATCTCCGACGGCACGTGGTCGAGCTATCTGGTCGAGACGTTCTGGGGCCGCCGGCCGCTCTACCGGCCAGAAGACAGCCACATCGCAGCCTATGCCGGCGCGCTGGACGCCATCGATGCCGGCGTCACCACGGTCTTGGACTTCCACGATTGCAGCGTCCGCGAAAGCCTTGCCGATGCCAGTCTGGACGCCCTCGAGAAGAGCGGCCTGCGCGCGGTCTTCGCCTATGGTCTTGAAGGGCCGCCCGATTTGGAGGGCACCGCCGGTGCCGAGTCGCTGTCGCCCACGCTGCCCTGGCATCGCGACGAGGCGCTGCGCCTGCGCAACGGCCGCCTGTCCAGCGACGACGGCCTCATCACCATGGGCATGACCGCCCGCAATCTGGAGTTCCTGCCCTTTGCCTGTGCGGAGCACGATCTGGGGCTCGCCCGCGAGCTTGGCGTGCGCACGGTGACCACCCATGCGGGATCCGGTGCGCTGGGCAAGGGCGCGACCCTTGTCGATAACCTGCGGGACCATGACCTTCTGGGACCGGACATTCTGTTTTCCCACGGTCAGAGCTTCACCGACGAGGAGCTCGATACGTTGGCGGCCACGGGCGTCAAGATCGTGGTGTCAGTCGAAAGCGAGCTTGGCCAGGGCGCCGACCCCGTCACGTGGCGCGCCCTTCAGCATGGCGTGTCGGTGAGCCTGGGCGCCGATTCGGTCGGTAGTCTGGCGGGCGACATGTTTCGCCACATGCAGATGACGCTCAAAGTCGGGCGCGGCTCCAGGGCGCGGCTGTTAGATGAGCAGGGCATCGCGCCGACGGATGTGGCGCTCACGAGCCGCGACATGCTGGAGATCGCCACCATGGGCGGCGCTCGGTCGCTGCGCCTGGATGACAGGATCGGCAGCCTGACGCCCGGCAAGCAGGCCGACATCATCCTGCTGTCGCGCGAGCGGGTCGGCATGATGTCCGGCGCCGAGCCCGAACAGATCGCCGTCCTGCAGGCCAATGGTCGCGACGTCGATACGGTGCTCATCGCCGGGCGGGTGCTGAAACGCCATGGCGTCTTGCTGGATGCCGACCTCAAGGCTGTTGCGCGCAGTCTCGAGGCCTCGCGCGCCTATCTTGACGAGTCCTACGGGCACCTCGACACCGGCGGTTTGTGGGATACCTACAACACCAAGGTCGCTGCGGCGTCTTAAGGCCCTTGCCGGTCTATCAGCCGACCTGAACCGGAACAGCGAGTGCGCGCTCGATCAGGGCGCGGGCCTCGCCCTCGCCTTCCTGGAGCGAGCGGCCGAAGGCGAGCAGATCTTCGTCGGCCCAGGACGGCGCGACGATCTGAACGCAGAACGGCATACCGTCCCTGCCGATCCCGACCGGCACGACCAGGACCGGTGATGCCGTCAACGAGAACGGCGTCGTGTAGGCTATCGCCCGCCAAAAGTATGCTTCGTCGAATGTCTCGCCGTGATGCGGCGCGACCGTCGGCGATGCCGGACAGACCAGAAAGTCATAGGTCTCGAACAGCCGGTTGACCGTCAGACGGAAGGCCTCCCAGCGGCTCATCAGGACAATGAAATCGCCGGCCGGTCGCTCGTCCAGCTTGCCGACGCTTTCGAGCCAGAACGCCATGGAAGGCGACATGGCATCGAGACCGGTCGCGGCCTCGACCGCCTGGCGCAGCAGGTGGCCGGCATCGGCGCTGAACAGGCTATAGGCGATGTCGCCGCCTTCGGCGAACAGGGCATGAAGATCCGGCATTTCGACGTGGTATTTGGGCCCGAGCGCGGCGCCAAAGGCCTCGATCGCCTCGACGATCTCCGGCTCTGGCGGCGCTACCGGACTGCCGCTTACCAAGGCGATCCTGGCACCGTCCGCGCGCGGAGCGCCTTGACGGCCAGTGACCCCGTCAGTTTTGGGATCGTCCGGGTCGGCGCCGCCGATGACCTGAAACACCAGTTCCAGATCCCGGACGCTGCGCGCAAGCGGGGCGATGCGGCACATCTGTCCCTTCATGCCGGAACAGCCGAACAGGTAGCCGGCCGCCGACACGCGGCCCAGCGAAGGACGATGGGCGACGAGGCCGCAGCAATTGGCGGTGTTGCGGCTGCCGCCGCCGAAATCGCTGCCGATAACGAAAGGAAGGGCGCCGGCCTTGACCAGCGCCGCGCCGCCGCCGGTGCTGCCGCCCGGCGACCGGGCGAGGTCGATAGGGTTGTTCGTGCGTCCGTAGATCAGGTTATCGGTCTCGATCGAGGTGCCGAGCTCCGGCGTGTTGGTCAGACCCAGAAGGACACCGCCAGCCGCGTCCAGCCGATTGACGACGGTGGCGCTGCAGGCGGAGACGTGATCGGCATGGCCCATGGTGCCGAAGGTCGTAACCCAGCCCTCGACTTCCAGGCAGTCCTTGACCGCATAGGGTAGCCCCCAGAAAGGTCCAGAGGAGGGCGCCTGGTCTCGATCCGCCGCAATGCCGCGAGACCAATCGGGCCGTTGCTGCACCATGCCGTTGATCGCCGGCTCGACCGCATCGAGACGGTCGATATGGGCGGCAACGACCTCCCGGCTACTCGCCTCGTCGCGCGCGAGAAGCTCGCCGAGGGCGACGAGGTCGAGGTCACACAGGTTCACTGGGTCCTCCGGGAAACCGCATGGTCAAGGTCGGCTCGTAAGGCGTCCATCCTGCCACCTGCGGCGACCACCTGTCTTGTTCCGCAGGTTCCAAGGCAACAGATCAGTACGGTCCCATCAGAAATATATGCAAGCGGCATCATTCTAATCGTTGCTCTTCAGCATAAGAACGCAACGCGCCGCAGCACGATACGAAGCCACTGCGATCAGGCAGCAAAATAGCTTCTTGCGGCTCGCGTCAAATGCTGTATAGTACGTTTAATACGTACTATACAAATGCACACTAGGATGAGTGACACTCAGGTTCGATATCAGCTTTCGGTCAGGGATACGGCCGCGCAACTGGGGATTAGCGAGGGCGCTGTAAGACAGCGTATACGCCGCGGATCTCTTGAGGCACGGCGAAAAGGACGTCGCGTTCTGGTACTCCTGACGG
This window encodes:
- a CDS encoding DUF1801 domain-containing protein — protein: MAPQIEQSVCAAFDAAPTALRLRMLALRDLIFETADAMDGVGPLTETLKWGEPAYLTEASKSGSTIRIGWKKASPTRYALYFNCNTSLIETFRAQFGDDLTFEGNRAIVFDKNDALPSAMVASCIASALTYHRDKKAAS
- a CDS encoding agmatinase family protein is translated as MPDPKSGELRGNRNLKRLGKISQTKQEEEIARTLELGLEAADSIHDRTISLFSRGHLPAFAGINTFMKSTYCEDIKKVGDYEAAFVGVPFDTGTTYRPGTRFGPQAVRRISAVYDGYSVDGGVDLPEELDMCDAGDIFVIPGNIEKTFDQVSLAVSHVYTSGAFPILVGGDHSLGYPNVRGIAPHIDGNVGIIHFDRHIDMADMDMDERMHTTPWYWTSHGHESVDRSSSHHAHTHMHDVGLANCPPKNLVQIGIGGWYGSRRGSEVANERGTSVMTMTDVEELGTKKAAEMALELAWKDAKAVYLSFDIDSIDPGFAPGTGTPEPGGFMPREALEMVRLIAREGLCGMEVVEVSPPYDVNDNTAQLACRVILDTLGTMVVEGKIGHRDRVMSD
- a CDS encoding amidohydrolase family protein, which produces MGARRIIRNACVISVDPEIGTQRDADILIDDDHIAAIETELDVEDAEPIDASGMIAMPGLVCCHRHLWMTLLRGFISDGTWSSYLVETFWGRRPLYRPEDSHIAAYAGALDAIDAGVTTVLDFHDCSVRESLADASLDALEKSGLRAVFAYGLEGPPDLEGTAGAESLSPTLPWHRDEALRLRNGRLSSDDGLITMGMTARNLEFLPFACAEHDLGLARELGVRTVTTHAGSGALGKGATLVDNLRDHDLLGPDILFSHGQSFTDEELDTLAATGVKIVVSVESELGQGADPVTWRALQHGVSVSLGADSVGSLAGDMFRHMQMTLKVGRGSRARLLDEQGIAPTDVALTSRDMLEIATMGGARSLRLDDRIGSLTPGKQADIILLSRERVGMMSGAEPEQIAVLQANGRDVDTVLIAGRVLKRHGVLLDADLKAVARSLEASRAYLDESYGHLDTGGLWDTYNTKVAAAS
- a CDS encoding amidase — encoded protein: MNLCDLDLVALGELLARDEASSREVVAAHIDRLDAVEPAINGMVQQRPDWSRGIAADRDQAPSSGPFWGLPYAVKDCLEVEGWVTTFGTMGHADHVSACSATVVNRLDAAGGVLLGLTNTPELGTSIETDNLIYGRTNNPIDLARSPGGSTGGGAALVKAGALPFVIGSDFGGGSRNTANCCGLVAHRPSLGRVSAAGYLFGCSGMKGQMCRIAPLARSVRDLELVFQVIGGADPDDPKTDGVTGRQGAPRADGARIALVSGSPVAPPEPEIVEAIEAFGAALGPKYHVEMPDLHALFAEGGDIAYSLFSADAGHLLRQAVEAATGLDAMSPSMAFWLESVGKLDERPAGDFIVLMSRWEAFRLTVNRLFETYDFLVCPASPTVAPHHGETFDEAYFWRAIAYTTPFSLTASPVLVVPVGIGRDGMPFCVQIVAPSWADEDLLAFGRSLQEGEGEARALIERALAVPVQVG